A genomic stretch from Komagataeibacter xylinus includes:
- a CDS encoding efflux transporter outer membrane subunit, producing MTRPSPSPIHASHAPVRRMRRAGRLAWAIVPLAALSGCMIGPKYHRPAAIVSAHFKELRPEPGWETANPKLAELPKHDWWTIYNDPVLNALEAQVAISNQNVKQYEANYRNARAMIDSVRAQLFPTISGSLGFNRAGHGAGSLSSTGSNYAKEGSTYNTYDIGPSASWDLDIWGKIRRQVQEQVTAAQASAADLANATLSYQAQLATAYFNLRYQDSLTDLLRRYVHFNEQALQITQNQFEAGTADPTAVLQARTTLEQNRASLVQAGINRAQYEHAIAVLVGKPPADVTIAPAELSRTVPPIPVSVPADLLQRRPDIAAAERTMEEYNAMIGADMAAFFPDITINASYSQSGGDPVTSLMQAMNRVWSLGASATEVLFEGGSRTAAVHEANAQYDSAVATYRQTVLTALQNTEDQLSNLRILAEQGAQQQKALDLANRTVEVSLNQYQAGTAIYTTVITNENSALSDAETLLGIQQQRMVDSVSLVQALGGGWDTSRLPSKHSLQKDNPLLPAFIQKDTNQ from the coding sequence ATGACACGTCCCTCGCCATCCCCCATCCATGCCAGCCACGCGCCTGTCCGCCGCATGCGCCGCGCAGGGCGCCTTGCCTGGGCCATCGTGCCGCTCGCGGCGCTGAGCGGGTGCATGATCGGGCCGAAATACCATCGCCCCGCCGCCATCGTCTCGGCCCACTTCAAGGAATTGCGGCCCGAACCCGGTTGGGAAACCGCCAACCCCAAGCTTGCGGAACTGCCCAAGCATGACTGGTGGACAATCTATAACGACCCCGTGCTGAACGCGCTGGAGGCGCAGGTTGCGATCTCCAACCAGAACGTGAAGCAGTACGAGGCCAATTACCGTAACGCGCGCGCCATGATCGACAGCGTGCGCGCCCAGCTTTTCCCCACCATCAGCGGCAGCCTTGGCTTCAACCGCGCGGGGCATGGGGCGGGGTCGCTTTCGTCCACCGGCAGCAATTACGCCAAGGAAGGTTCGACCTACAACACCTATGATATCGGCCCCAGCGCCAGCTGGGATCTCGACATCTGGGGCAAGATCCGCCGGCAGGTGCAAGAACAGGTGACAGCAGCGCAGGCAAGTGCGGCCGACCTTGCCAATGCCACGCTGTCCTATCAGGCGCAGTTGGCCACGGCCTATTTCAACCTGCGCTATCAGGACAGCCTGACCGACCTCTTGCGGCGCTATGTCCACTTCAATGAACAGGCACTGCAGATTACCCAGAACCAGTTCGAGGCGGGCACGGCAGACCCCACCGCCGTGCTGCAGGCCCGCACCACGCTGGAGCAGAACCGGGCCTCGCTGGTGCAGGCAGGCATCAACCGCGCGCAGTATGAGCACGCCATTGCCGTGCTGGTGGGCAAGCCGCCTGCCGATGTCACGATCGCCCCGGCTGAACTGTCGCGCACCGTGCCGCCTATTCCGGTCAGCGTGCCGGCCGACCTGCTGCAACGCCGCCCCGACATTGCCGCCGCCGAGCGCACGATGGAGGAATACAACGCCATGATCGGTGCCGACATGGCGGCCTTCTTCCCCGACATCACCATCAATGCCAGCTATTCACAAAGTGGCGGCGACCCGGTGACCTCGCTGATGCAGGCCATGAACCGGGTGTGGTCGCTCGGCGCCTCGGCCACCGAAGTGCTGTTTGAAGGTGGCTCGCGCACGGCCGCCGTGCATGAGGCCAACGCCCAGTATGACAGCGCGGTGGCCACCTACCGCCAGACCGTGCTGACGGCGCTGCAGAATACGGAAGATCAGCTCTCTAACCTGCGCATTCTGGCCGAGCAGGGCGCCCAGCAGCAGAAGGCACTCGACCTGGCCAACCGCACGGTCGAGGTCTCGCTCAACCAGTACCAGGCCGGAACCGCGATCTATACCACCGTCATCACCAACGAGAATTCGGCCCTGAGCGATGCCGAGACGCTGCTTGGCATCCAGCAGCAGCGCATGGTCGACAGCGTGAGCCTGGTGCAGGCGCTTGGCGGCGGGTGGGACACTTCCCGCCTGCCCAGCAAGCACTCGCTGCAGAAGGACAACCCGCTCCTGCCCGCCTTCATCCAGAAGGACACCAACCAGTAA
- a CDS encoding ABC transporter permease — MRQARARLLRPGLGLAGLVLLFGVWEVAVRGGWIQSGFLPAPSSLGPAWLDEVRSGAWVQAIRDSLTHYLTGLVAGSVTGTLVGLLCGALPVLDGLLSGIVRVLRPIPGLAWVPFAILWFGLNTAGATFIIAISVFWINFYAAYGAVRAIDPDLYEVAAAFGHGGFWARLRTVVLPAASPGVLDGLRTGIGQAWMSVVAAELFGVPGIGARMMQASSLLATDLVVVYMLTMALLYAVTDMLFMLVRRRLLGWQG; from the coding sequence ATGAGGCAGGCTCGCGCCCGCCTGCTGCGCCCTGGCCTCGGGCTGGCGGGGCTGGTTTTGCTGTTTGGCGTATGGGAAGTGGCCGTGCGCGGGGGATGGATACAGTCCGGCTTCCTGCCAGCGCCCTCCAGCCTCGGCCCGGCATGGCTGGATGAGGTGCGCAGCGGGGCATGGGTGCAGGCCATCCGCGACAGCCTGACCCATTACCTGACAGGCCTCGTGGCAGGCTCGGTCACGGGCACGCTGGTGGGGTTGCTGTGCGGGGCGCTGCCGGTGCTTGATGGCCTGCTGTCGGGCATCGTGCGCGTGTTGCGCCCCATTCCGGGCCTGGCCTGGGTGCCATTCGCCATATTGTGGTTCGGGCTGAACACGGCAGGGGCCACGTTCATCATCGCCATCTCGGTATTCTGGATCAATTTCTACGCAGCCTACGGCGCGGTGCGCGCGATTGACCCGGACCTGTATGAGGTGGCTGCCGCATTCGGCCATGGCGGCTTCTGGGCGCGGTTGCGCACGGTGGTGCTGCCTGCCGCAAGCCCCGGCGTGCTCGATGGGCTGCGCACGGGCATCGGGCAGGCCTGGATGTCGGTCGTGGCGGCGGAACTGTTTGGTGTGCCGGGCATCGGTGCGCGGATGATGCAGGCTTCAAGCCTGCTCGCAACCGATCTGGTGGTGGTCTACATGCTCACCATGGCGCTGCTCTATGCGGTGACTGACATGCTGTTCATGCTGGTGCGGCGCAGGCTGCTGGGCTGGCAGGGATGA
- a CDS encoding adenylate kinase encodes MNIIFLGPPGAGKGTQSKRLEERYGIAQISTGDMLRAEVATGSSLGQKVKAVMANGQLVSDDLIIAMIENRIRQPDCARGFILDGFPRTRAQAEALDAMLARSRQHIDAVLLLDVDEDALADRIAGRYTCAKCGAGYNDVSKRPKVEGTCDVCGGHEFIRREDDRRDTVAARLKTYRELTAPILPYYEAEGRLYRVDGMADIDDVTKQVFGVIDRITKK; translated from the coding sequence GTGAATATTATTTTTCTCGGGCCGCCGGGTGCTGGAAAAGGCACCCAGTCAAAGCGGCTGGAAGAACGCTACGGAATCGCTCAGATTTCAACTGGCGACATGCTGCGGGCTGAAGTCGCGACCGGAAGCTCCCTGGGGCAGAAGGTCAAGGCGGTCATGGCGAACGGTCAGCTTGTGTCCGATGACCTGATCATTGCCATGATTGAAAACCGCATCCGCCAGCCGGACTGCGCCAGGGGATTCATCCTTGATGGTTTCCCGCGCACGCGGGCGCAGGCGGAAGCGCTTGATGCCATGCTGGCGCGTAGCAGGCAGCACATCGATGCTGTGCTGCTGCTCGATGTGGACGAGGACGCCCTGGCCGACCGGATTGCAGGCCGTTACACCTGCGCCAAGTGTGGCGCGGGCTATAACGACGTGTCCAAGCGGCCGAAGGTGGAAGGCACATGCGATGTATGTGGCGGCCACGAGTTCATTCGCCGCGAGGATGACCGGCGGGACACCGTGGCTGCACGCCTGAAAACCTATCGGGAACTCACGGCGCCGATCCTGCCTTATTACGAGGCGGAAGGCCGTCTGTACCGTGTAGATGGCATGGCGGATATCGATGACGTGACGAAGCAGGTCTTTGGTGTTATCGATCGCATCACTAAAAAGTGA
- the secY gene encoding preprotein translocase subunit SecY: protein MASAAEQLAANLNFSSFANATELKKRIWFTLGALIVYRIGTYIPVPGVDATVMGQLLARHQGGILGMFDMFTGGALGRMTVFALNIMPYISASIIVQLMSAAIPSLEALKKEGEGGRRKLNEYTRYLTVVIALFQAYGIAIGLENMHTEAGSAVVSPGLFFIVSCVLTLVGGTMFLMWLGEQITSRGVGNGISLIIFAGIVANLPNALASLFQLGYTGALSPFFVLVFLVLAAVTIAFIVFMELAQRRVVIQYPKRQVGQRMFGGDSTHMPLKVNTAGSIPPIFASSVLLIPVTIAGFVNNSSMPGWLSFLGQSLGQGQPLYMLFYAAMIVFFSYFYAAVTFNPQETAENLRKQGGFVPGIRPGANTAAFFDRILTRITTIGALYLVAVCLLPQILISHYNVPFYFGGTSLIIIVTVTIDTVTQVQSHLVAHQYQGLMRRGRGRKGKMR from the coding sequence ATGGCCTCCGCGGCCGAACAGTTGGCTGCCAATCTGAATTTCAGCTCCTTTGCCAACGCAACGGAACTGAAGAAGCGTATCTGGTTTACCCTCGGTGCGCTGATCGTCTACCGGATTGGCACCTATATCCCCGTCCCTGGCGTCGATGCGACGGTGATGGGGCAGCTTCTGGCCCGGCATCAGGGCGGTATCCTGGGTATGTTCGATATGTTCACGGGCGGTGCGCTTGGGCGCATGACCGTGTTCGCACTCAACATCATGCCCTATATCAGTGCCTCGATCATCGTGCAGCTCATGTCAGCGGCCATTCCCTCCCTTGAAGCCCTGAAGAAGGAAGGCGAGGGCGGGCGGCGCAAGCTGAACGAATATACCCGCTACCTGACGGTGGTCATTGCGCTGTTCCAGGCCTACGGCATCGCCATCGGGTTGGAGAACATGCATACGGAGGCGGGCTCGGCCGTTGTCTCGCCGGGGCTGTTCTTTATCGTCTCGTGCGTGCTGACACTGGTGGGCGGCACGATGTTCCTGATGTGGCTTGGCGAGCAGATAACATCGCGGGGGGTTGGTAACGGCATCTCGCTGATCATCTTCGCGGGTATTGTGGCAAACCTGCCCAACGCGCTCGCAAGCCTGTTCCAGCTTGGCTATACCGGCGCGCTTTCGCCGTTCTTCGTGCTGGTCTTCCTGGTGCTGGCTGCGGTGACCATCGCATTCATCGTGTTCATGGAGCTGGCGCAACGGCGTGTGGTGATCCAGTACCCCAAGCGGCAGGTCGGCCAGCGCATGTTTGGTGGTGACTCGACCCATATGCCGCTCAAGGTAAATACCGCAGGCTCAATTCCGCCAATCTTCGCCTCATCGGTGCTGCTGATTCCCGTGACCATTGCGGGATTCGTCAATAACAGCTCGATGCCTGGCTGGCTGTCTTTCCTGGGGCAATCGCTGGGGCAGGGGCAGCCGCTGTACATGCTGTTCTATGCGGCGATGATCGTGTTCTTCTCGTATTTCTATGCGGCGGTGACATTCAACCCGCAGGAGACGGCCGAGAACCTGCGCAAGCAGGGTGGCTTTGTGCCCGGTATCCGGCCTGGCGCCAATACGGCGGCGTTTTTTGACCGGATCCTGACGCGCATCACGACCATTGGCGCGCTCTATCTTGTCGCTGTCTGCCTGTTGCCGCAGATCCTGATCAGCCATTACAACGTGCCGTTCTATTTTGGTGGCACGAGTCTGATCATTATCGTGACCGTGACGATCGATACGGTGACACAGGTGCAGTCGCATCTGGTGGCGCACCAGTATCAGGGCCTCATGCGTCGCGGACGGGGCCGAAAGGGCAAAATGCGGTGA
- a CDS encoding ABC transporter substrate-binding protein, translating into MAARVWGHLLRCGLYAVASVMMLCGTVQAASVRVGYIPVIGSAPLFVMQGTNWGHDAGVDLQLVRFQSGPQAIQALISGKIDAYVAGVLPLLQARAHGADVKVVASAATEELEVVARGDLAAGLPEQPATLAPDALRQRLADFTAKDGHKPKIAAQPLGSVPDTLLRYWLKAANGLDPAQVADIVGIDIDAAQQAFLAGAVDGAILREPALTIIRHRLPATRVLASGHDLMPGQPGSVLAIVNENAPDRAAWKTAFVSAFVKATQLLATDPEQAAPYVQQALGGGMLPKAIIVEALKASAGGYVSDPGQIVEAVGKLQDFEVESGLLRKAEPVADLFDLETYRQARP; encoded by the coding sequence ATGGCAGCAAGGGTTTGGGGGCATTTGTTACGGTGCGGGCTTTATGCCGTGGCCAGCGTGATGATGCTGTGCGGCACGGTGCAGGCGGCCTCCGTGCGGGTGGGCTATATTCCGGTAATCGGTTCGGCACCGCTTTTTGTCATGCAGGGCACGAACTGGGGGCATGACGCGGGCGTGGATTTGCAGCTCGTGCGTTTCCAGTCGGGGCCACAGGCCATACAGGCGCTGATATCGGGCAAGATTGATGCCTATGTGGCCGGCGTGCTGCCGCTGTTGCAGGCCCGCGCGCATGGAGCGGATGTCAAGGTTGTGGCCAGTGCTGCGACGGAGGAGCTAGAGGTCGTCGCACGCGGGGATCTGGCAGCGGGCCTGCCCGAGCAGCCTGCCACGCTGGCCCCCGATGCCCTGCGCCAGCGCCTGGCTGATTTTACCGCCAAGGATGGCCACAAGCCCAAGATTGCCGCCCAGCCCCTTGGCTCGGTGCCTGATACGCTGCTGCGCTACTGGTTGAAGGCGGCCAATGGGCTCGACCCGGCGCAGGTGGCCGATATTGTGGGTATCGATATTGATGCTGCCCAGCAAGCCTTTCTGGCAGGCGCGGTGGATGGTGCCATCCTGCGTGAGCCTGCGCTGACCATCATCCGCCATCGCCTGCCCGCAACACGGGTGCTGGCCTCGGGTCATGACCTCATGCCCGGCCAGCCGGGATCGGTGCTGGCCATCGTCAATGAAAACGCGCCTGACCGGGCCGCGTGGAAAACTGCGTTTGTCAGCGCTTTCGTCAAGGCCACGCAGCTTCTGGCGACAGACCCCGAGCAGGCCGCGCCTTACGTGCAGCAGGCGCTTGGGGGCGGCATGCTGCCCAAGGCGATCATCGTCGAGGCGCTGAAGGCCTCCGCAGGGGGCTATGTGTCCGATCCCGGGCAGATCGTGGAGGCCGTGGGCAAATTGCAGGATTTCGAGGTTGAAAGTGGCCTGCTGCGCAAGGCGGAGCCGGTGGCTGACCTGTTCGATCTTGAAACCTACCGGCAGGCCCGGCCATGA
- a CDS encoding ABC transporter ATP-binding protein, with amino-acid sequence MPIRETDPASAADVVVRLENIGLSHDHGRSFILRHVDLEIRSGEFVALLGPSGVGKSTLLRVIMGLVPPSEGQVTLQSRPVQAHRPAAMVFQDAKLMPWRSVRRNVALGLEGLGLNRAERQARAMAALELVGLADRAQRWPRQLSGGQRQRVGVARALTVEPDLLLMDEPFGALDAITRASLQRELLDIHARRQGTVLFVTHDLDEALLLADRIIILQGHPAGVKGDFMVGPRPREHESAAMRAMAGRMKRLIAGEADPGADAAYWQASEI; translated from the coding sequence ATGCCAATACGCGAGACAGATCCCGCCAGTGCCGCGGACGTTGTGGTGCGGCTGGAGAATATCGGCCTGTCACACGACCACGGGCGCAGTTTCATCCTGCGCCATGTCGATCTTGAAATCCGCTCAGGCGAGTTCGTGGCGCTGCTCGGCCCCTCGGGCGTGGGTAAGTCCACGCTGCTGCGCGTCATCATGGGGCTTGTGCCGCCCAGCGAGGGGCAGGTGACGCTGCAATCGCGCCCGGTACAGGCGCACCGGCCCGCGGCCATGGTGTTTCAGGATGCCAAGCTCATGCCGTGGCGCAGCGTGCGGCGCAATGTGGCACTCGGGCTTGAGGGGCTGGGGCTGAACCGTGCCGAGCGGCAGGCCCGCGCCATGGCCGCTCTTGAACTGGTGGGACTGGCCGACCGGGCGCAGCGCTGGCCACGCCAGCTTTCGGGCGGGCAACGTCAGCGCGTGGGAGTTGCGCGCGCGCTGACGGTGGAGCCTGACCTGCTGCTGATGGATGAGCCCTTTGGCGCGCTCGATGCCATTACACGTGCCAGCCTGCAGCGCGAACTGCTCGACATTCATGCCCGCAGGCAGGGCACGGTGCTGTTCGTGACCCATGACCTTGACGAGGCCCTGCTGCTGGCTGACCGGATCATCATCCTGCAGGGTCACCCGGCAGGCGTGAAGGGTGACTTCATGGTGGGGCCGCGCCCGCGCGAGCACGAGAGTGCTGCCATGCGCGCCATGGCCGGGCGGATGAAGCGGCTCATCGCCGGTGAAGCCGACCCCGGCGCGGATGCGGCCTATTGGCAGGCATCGGAGATATGA
- the rpsK gene encoding 30S ribosomal protein S11, translating to MAKAAAPRIRKKERKNIISGVAHVLSTFNNTMITISDAQGNAIAWSSAGAQGFKGSRKSTPYAAQVAAEDAGRKAREHGMETLEIEVSGPGSGRESALRALQAVGFSITAIRDMTPVPHNGCRPRKRRRV from the coding sequence ATGGCGAAAGCTGCGGCTCCGCGTATTCGTAAGAAAGAGCGGAAAAACATCATCTCCGGTGTGGCGCATGTGCTGTCCACCTTCAACAACACCATGATCACCATCTCGGATGCGCAGGGCAATGCAATTGCCTGGTCTTCCGCTGGTGCCCAGGGTTTCAAGGGCTCGCGCAAGTCCACGCCGTATGCGGCGCAGGTTGCTGCTGAAGATGCAGGCCGCAAGGCCCGCGAGCACGGCATGGAAACGCTGGAGATCGAGGTTTCCGGTCCGGGTTCGGGGCGTGAGAGCGCCCTGCGCGCGCTGCAGGCTGTCGGCTTCTCGATCACGGCCATCCGTGACATGACGCCGGTGCCGCATAACGGCTGCCGTCCCCGCAAGCGCCGTCGCGTCTGA
- the rpsM gene encoding 30S ribosomal protein S13, with protein sequence MARIAGVNIPSNKRVTIGLRYIYGIGATKAQAICDKLEIPAERRVNELSDDEIGKIRELIDSDYRVEGDLRREVAMNIKRLMDLGCYRGLRHRRGLPVHGQRTHTNARTRKGKAVAIAGKKKATR encoded by the coding sequence GTGGCACGTATTGCCGGCGTGAACATCCCTAGCAACAAGCGGGTCACAATTGGCCTTCGTTATATCTATGGTATCGGGGCCACCAAGGCCCAGGCGATCTGCGACAAGCTGGAAATCCCGGCTGAGCGGCGCGTCAACGAACTGTCTGACGACGAGATCGGCAAGATCCGTGAACTGATCGACAGCGATTACCGCGTTGAAGGTGACCTTCGCCGTGAAGTGGCGATGAACATCAAGCGCCTGATGGACCTCGGCTGCTACCGTGGCCTGCGCCACCGTCGTGGCCTGCCTGTCCATGGTCAGCGGACTCATACCAACGCCCGTACCCGCAAGGGTAAGGCCGTGGCTATTGCGGGCAAGAAGAAGGCGACCCGCTAA
- a CDS encoding DNA-directed RNA polymerase subunit alpha gives MVLQKNWQSLIKPEKLEVEPGAEPSRIATVVAEPLERGFGMTLGNAIRRVLLSSLQGAAVTAIQIDGVLHEFSSVAGVREDVTDIVLNIKQLALRMHGEGPKRMVLTATGPGEVRAGQIQTGHDIEVMNPDLVICTLDEGVKFGMEFTVNMGKGYVPAAANRPEDAPIGLIPVDAIYSPVRRVSYKVEQTRVGQVTDYDRLLLTVETNGAVTPEDAVALAARILQDQLQLFINFDEPRTVRTEEPQDDLPFNRNLLRKVDELELSVRSANCLKNDNIVYIGDLVQKTEQEMLRTPNFGRKSLNEIKEVLTAMGLSLGMNVPAWPPENIEDLAKRLDEPF, from the coding sequence TTGGTCCTCCAGAAAAACTGGCAATCCCTGATCAAGCCGGAAAAACTGGAAGTCGAACCGGGGGCGGAACCTTCACGCATTGCTACCGTCGTAGCCGAGCCGCTGGAACGCGGCTTCGGCATGACGCTGGGTAACGCGATCCGTCGGGTTCTGCTGTCGTCCCTGCAGGGGGCTGCGGTTACGGCAATCCAGATTGACGGCGTGCTGCATGAATTCTCGTCGGTGGCGGGTGTTCGTGAAGACGTGACCGACATTGTCCTGAACATCAAGCAGCTCGCGCTGCGGATGCATGGCGAAGGCCCCAAGCGCATGGTGCTGACGGCCACGGGCCCCGGCGAAGTGCGTGCCGGCCAGATCCAGACCGGCCATGACATTGAAGTCATGAACCCCGATCTCGTGATCTGCACCCTTGATGAAGGGGTGAAGTTCGGGATGGAGTTCACCGTGAACATGGGCAAGGGCTATGTTCCGGCAGCGGCCAACCGCCCGGAAGATGCGCCGATTGGCCTGATCCCGGTTGATGCCATCTACTCCCCGGTCCGTCGCGTGTCGTACAAGGTGGAGCAGACCCGCGTGGGTCAGGTCACCGATTATGACCGCCTGCTGCTGACGGTGGAAACCAACGGCGCGGTGACACCGGAAGATGCCGTGGCCCTGGCCGCGCGTATCCTGCAGGATCAGCTCCAGCTGTTCATCAACTTCGATGAGCCGCGCACGGTGCGTACGGAAGAGCCGCAGGATGACCTGCCGTTCAACCGCAACCTGCTGCGCAAGGTTGATGAGCTTGAGCTGTCGGTCCGTAGCGCCAACTGCCTGAAGAACGACAACATCGTCTATATCGGTGATCTGGTTCAGAAGACCGAGCAGGAGATGCTGCGCACCCCGAACTTCGGTCGCAAGTCGCTCAACGAGATCAAGGAAGTCCTGACCGCCATGGGGCTTTCACTGGGTATGAATGTCCCGGCATGGCCGCCGGAAAATATCGAAGATCTGGCCAAGAGGCTCGACGAGCCGTTCTGA
- the rplQ gene encoding 50S ribosomal protein L17, with product MRHGVAGRKLGVTSSHRQAMFRNMAVALIKHEQITTTLPKAKELRPVVEKLITLGKRGDLHARRQAFAQLRDDKIVSKLFAAVADRYKARSGGYTRVLRAGMRHGDAADMAVIELVDRDVSAKGQDSGPRPEAATEENLAA from the coding sequence ATGCGTCACGGTGTTGCCGGCCGTAAGCTCGGCGTTACCTCGTCCCATCGACAGGCCATGTTTCGCAACATGGCTGTCGCCCTGATCAAGCACGAACAGATCACCACCACGCTGCCCAAGGCGAAGGAACTCCGCCCGGTTGTGGAAAAGCTGATCACCCTTGGCAAGCGCGGCGATCTGCATGCCCGCCGCCAGGCTTTCGCCCAGCTGCGTGACGACAAGATCGTGTCCAAGCTGTTTGCTGCCGTGGCTGACCGCTACAAGGCGCGTTCGGGTGGTTACACCCGTGTGCTGCGTGCGGGCATGCGCCATGGCGATGCAGCCGACATGGCTGTGATCGAACTGGTTGACCGCGATGTGTCAGCCAAGGGCCAGGACAGCGGTCCGCGCCCCGAGGCCGCCACGGAAGAAAACCTGGCAGCCTGA
- a CDS encoding DUF1328 domain-containing protein, whose protein sequence is MLKLALFFLIVSLVAGVFGFSGISAVSAGMAKILFFIAIICFVVVVLLVLFSANTLFR, encoded by the coding sequence ATGCTGAAACTGGCGCTGTTTTTTCTTATTGTCTCGCTGGTGGCCGGCGTGTTCGGCTTCAGTGGCATTTCCGCCGTTTCGGCAGGGATGGCGAAGATCCTGTTTTTCATCGCCATTATCTGCTTCGTGGTCGTGGTGCTGCTGGTGCTGTTCTCGGCCAATACATTATTCCGGTAG